In Deltaproteobacteria bacterium, the sequence CGCGGCGCGCTGCGACGCGACGGCTTGGCACGCACGACGGTGCGAAAGCGCGGCTCGTCCGCCGCGGCATGCGGCGGAGAAGGAGGTGCCGCGGCGCACCAGAGTGCAGCCGACAACACCGAGGTGGTGCTGGTCGCGAGCAAAGGGCGAGAAACTCCCGTCTCACCGGGTCGAACGCTCGGACTGACCGCCGCAGGTTTCCTGGCTATTGACGGGTCTACCTCGGGCAGCGCCTTCCCAGGCGCTCGCGCGAGCGTTCGCCCAGTGGCCGCGCCCGCGGACCCACGTCGAACTCGACGTGGGGATCACGGGCGTTGCTGCCGTCGTCGCCGTTCACAGTGGCGGGAGCCGCATCGGATTCGCACCGATTTCCCTTGGCTTCGGACGGTCAGGTCGGAACTTGTCAGAGAACGTCGGGCCGCGAGTTCGCTGCGCCCCTTGGTGTCGGTCGCCTCGAGGGCAGCGGCCCTGCGGTGACCTGCAATTGGATCGTCGGGCGAGCCGCGTCTGTCAAGCACGCCCATCGCTCGCGAGCTCGTGTCCGCCAGCCGCACCGCCGAGCGTCCCACCGACGACGCCGCCGACCGATGATGGCGACCGATGATGGCGACCGACGATGGCGACGGGCGATGGCGACCGGCGATGGCAAAGTTGCAGGTTGTGATCTTCGCCCGCGATCGGATACCCTGCGAGAACGGAGCGGACCATGCTCGACTTCCCCATCGGCGAACTCATCACACCCGAGGAGCAGGTCGCGGTCGCGCGCGCGGTCGCCATCATGGCGTCGCGCGACGACCAGGTCTCCGACAGCGAGCGGCACTTCGTCGAAGAGCTCATGGGGCAGATGATGCTGCTGCCCGAAGAGCGCGACCTCGTGCGCAAGGAGTTCAGCGCGCCTTCGGACCTCCTGCGCGTCGCCCGGGCGGTGCAGCACCGCGAGGCCCGCATCTTCCTCTTCTACCAGGCGGTGTGCGCCGCCA encodes:
- a CDS encoding TerB family tellurite resistance protein, whose amino-acid sequence is MLDFPIGELITPEEQVAVARAVAIMASRDDQVSDSERHFVEELMGQMMLLPEERDLVRKEFSAPSDLLRVARAVQHREARIFLFYQAVCAAMADNKLVDGEVDALLQLADAFQFEPEVAKRFVRWVQDSLELRERGQQILVEM